One Kitasatospora sp. NBC_01287 DNA window includes the following coding sequences:
- a CDS encoding PadR family transcriptional regulator — MTVPLALLGLLEREPSHGYDLKRDYDTYFGRGKPLPPGQVYSTLSRLARDGKVVVGEVGPGDGPDRKRYVITDLGATELETWLGAPAEAEPHLQTVLFTKVVLALMLGRDAGGYLDAQRAAHLQRMRELTEIRRSGSLVDRLLADHGLFHLEADLRWIDQTAARLGALADEVNA, encoded by the coding sequence ATGACAGTTCCTCTGGCCCTCCTCGGGCTGCTCGAACGCGAGCCGAGCCACGGCTACGACCTCAAGCGCGACTACGACACCTACTTCGGCCGGGGCAAGCCGCTGCCCCCCGGTCAGGTCTACTCGACCCTCAGCCGGCTGGCCCGGGACGGCAAGGTGGTGGTCGGCGAGGTCGGGCCGGGCGACGGTCCCGACCGCAAGCGGTACGTGATCACCGACCTGGGGGCCACCGAGCTGGAGACCTGGCTCGGCGCACCGGCCGAGGCCGAACCCCATCTGCAGACGGTGCTCTTCACCAAGGTCGTGCTCGCCCTGATGCTCGGGCGCGACGCCGGTGGCTACCTCGACGCCCAGCGGGCGGCGCACCTGCAGCGGATGCGCGAGCTGACCGAGATCCGGCGCAGCGGCTCGCTGGTCGACCGGCTGCTCGCCGACCACGGGCTCTTCCACCTGGAGGCCGACCTGCGCTGGATCGACCAGACCGCCGCCCGCCTCGGCGCGCTCGCCGACGAGGTGAACGCATGA
- a CDS encoding SDR family NAD(P)-dependent oxidoreductase has product MTAVLDGRVAFVTGGSRGIGEAVALRLAEDGADVALTYQHSADRAAEVVDRIKALGRRAWAVRADGADPVAVAVAVEQAVAEFGRLDIVVNNAGAGVLGPIEEMSSADIDLVLHVNVRAPYLAFQAAVRHLGEGGRLISIGSCMTERVAFPGGSLYAMSKTALTGLTKALARELGPRGITVNLVHPGPIDTEMNPADGPAADPQRGVTPLGRFGLPSEVAATVAHLAGDSGRYITGAAISVDGGYAA; this is encoded by the coding sequence ATGACCGCAGTACTCGACGGCAGGGTGGCATTCGTGACCGGCGGCAGCCGGGGCATCGGTGAGGCGGTGGCGCTCCGCCTGGCCGAGGACGGCGCCGATGTCGCGCTGACCTATCAGCACAGCGCGGACCGCGCGGCGGAGGTGGTCGACCGGATCAAGGCGCTGGGTCGGCGGGCCTGGGCGGTCCGGGCGGACGGCGCGGACCCGGTGGCGGTGGCCGTCGCGGTGGAGCAGGCGGTCGCGGAGTTCGGGCGCCTGGACATCGTGGTCAACAACGCGGGGGCCGGCGTGCTCGGTCCGATCGAGGAGATGTCCTCGGCCGACATCGACCTGGTGCTGCACGTCAACGTGCGGGCGCCGTACCTCGCATTCCAGGCCGCGGTGCGGCACTTGGGCGAGGGCGGTCGGCTGATCAGCATCGGCAGTTGCATGACCGAGCGGGTCGCGTTCCCCGGTGGTTCGCTCTACGCGATGAGCAAGACCGCGCTGACCGGGCTGACCAAGGCGCTGGCCCGTGAACTGGGACCGCGGGGCATCACGGTCAACCTGGTCCACCCCGGCCCGATCGACACCGAGATGAACCCCGCCGACGGGCCGGCGGCCGATCCGCAGCGCGGGGTCACGCCGCTCGGGCGGTTCGGTCTGCCGTCCGAGGTCGCCGCGACGGTGGCCCACCTCGCCGGTGACAGCGGCCGCTACATCACCGGTGCCGCGATCTCCGTGGACGGTGGATACGCCGCCTGA
- a CDS encoding VOC family protein, whose translation MTSRVRSITFDCADPAAVAAFWAAATGRTVVDDGTAEAPEYLLSDPGDPALPNLLFLPVPEGKSVKNRVHLDLQPADRTRDEEVARLLGLGAALLADHRRPDGTGWALLADIEGNEFCVERSAAERAATGG comes from the coding sequence GTGACCTCCCGCGTCCGCAGCATCACCTTCGACTGCGCCGACCCCGCCGCCGTCGCCGCCTTCTGGGCCGCGGCGACCGGTCGGACGGTCGTCGACGACGGGACGGCGGAGGCCCCCGAGTACCTGCTCAGCGACCCCGGCGACCCCGCGCTGCCCAACCTGCTCTTCCTCCCCGTCCCCGAGGGCAAGAGCGTCAAGAACCGGGTCCACCTCGACCTGCAGCCCGCGGACCGCACGCGGGACGAGGAGGTCGCGCGACTGCTGGGCCTGGGCGCCGCGCTGCTCGCCGACCACCGCCGGCCCGACGGCACCGGCTGGGCGCTGCTGGCCGACATCGAGGGCAACGAGTTCTGCGTGGAGCGCAGCGCGGCGGAGCGGGCGGCGACAGGGGGCTGA